The following is a genomic window from Pelomonas sp. SE-A7.
TCGCAACCGCTGAGTGCCGAGGAGCTGCAACGCGCCAGGACCAAGTGGCTGAACGACTGGGAACGCCGCTTCACCAGCCCCGAATCGGTGGGCATCACGCTGTCCGAATACATCGCCCAGGGCGACTGGCGGCTGTTCTTCCTGCTGCGCGACCGCATCAAGGCGATCAAGCTGGAAGAGGTGCAGCGCGTTGCCACCGAATACCTGCAGCGCAGCAACCGCACGCTGGCCCAGTACATCCCGACCGACAAGCCGCTGCGAGCACCGGCCCCCAGCTTCGTCCAGTTGGACAAGGAACTGGCCGGGTTCAAGCCCCAGGCCGCGGCCCAGGCCGTGGCGGCCTTCGAAGCCTCGCCGGCCAATATCGACAAGCAAACGCAGCTCAGCCAACTCACCAACGGCATGAAGCTGGCCCTGCTGGCCAAGCCCTCGCGGGGCGAGGCGGTGCGCGGCCAGCTGCAATTGCGCTTCGGCACGGCCGAATCTCTGCAAGGCCAGCAGGCGGCGGCCGAACAGCTGGCGGCGATGCTGAGCATGGGCACCGAGCGCCTGAACCGCCAGCAGCTGCGCGATGCGCTGGATGCGGCCAAGGTCGAGCTCAATGTCTCGGCCCAGCGCGCCAACCAGCTGGTGCTGAGCTGGGCCACCAAGCGCGAGCATGCGTCGGAGGCGCTGCGCCTGATCGCCGAGATGCTGCGTCAGCCCCGCTTCGAGGCCGCGGCCCTGGAAGAGCTGCGCGCCCAGGGCCTCACCGCCATCCAGTCCCAGCGTGACGAACCGCAGGCCCTGGCCTCGGTGGTGGCGCAGGCCGCGCTGAACAAGCATCCGCGTGGCCATGTGTTCTACGCCCGCAACTTCGCCGAGCAGGAACAAGACCTGAAGGCCCTGAAGCTGGACGACCTCAGGCAGTTCCACGCCCGCTTCTACGGCGCCGATGCCGGCCAGCTGTCCCTGGTCGGCGACTTCGATGCCGCCGCGCTGAAGGCCGAGGCCGAGAAGCTGTTCGGCAGCTGGCGCGCGACAACCCGCTTTGCGCGCACCGGCGACAAGGCTTCCGACCAGCCCGGCCGCGTGCAGCAGGTGGTCACGCCGGACAAGCAGAACGCGATGCTGTTCGGCATCCTGCCCATGCCCATCGACGACGACCATCCGGACCGCGCCGCGCTGCAACTGGCCAACCACCTGCTGGGCGGCAGCATGAGCTCGCGGCTGTGGATGCGCATCCGCGAGAAGGAGGGTCTGTCCTACGGCGTCGGCAGCGGCGTATCGCTGCGCCCGCGCGACCCGGACTCGGCCTGGTTCCTGTACGCGATCTTCGCGCCGCAGAACCGCGCCAAGGTCGAGACCGCGCTGCGCGAGGAAGTGGCCCGGGCGCTGGCCGAGGGCTTCACGGCCCAGGAAGTGGCCGACGGCCGCCAGGCCCTGGTCAACGAGAGCCGGATGATGCTGGCACAGGACCCGGCCCTGGCCGACCTGCTGTCGCGCAACCTCTACCTGGATCGCCGCATGGACCGCCAGCAGCAGCTGATCGACGCGATCGGCAAGCTGACGCCGGATGCGGTCAACGCCGCGCTGCGCAGGCACTTCAAGCTGGACGGCTTCCAGCTGGTGTTCGCCGGCGACTTCAAGTAAGGGCGCCAGCCCTGCAGGCCCTCAGGCGAGGGCCTGCTCCAGCGCATCTATGAACATCTTCGCCACGTCGAAGCCGGTCTGCTGGCTGATCTCCTGGAAGCAGGTCGGGCTGGTGACGTTGATCTCGGTGAGGCAGTCGCCGATCACGTCCAGGCCCACCAGCAGCAGGCCGCGCGCCGCCAGGATGGGGCCCAGGGCCTCGGCGATCTCGCGGTCGCGCGCGCTGATCGGCTGGGCCACGCCCTTGCCGCCGGCCGCCAGGTTGCCGCGCACCTCGCCGCCCTGCGGAATGCGGGCCAGGCAGAAAGGCACGACCTGGCCCCCGATCACAAGCACGCGCTTGTCGCCGTCCTTGATGGCCGGCAGGTAGCGCTGGACCATCACCGTCTCGGCGCCGCCCTTGTTCAGGGTCTCGATGATGGCGCCCAGGTTCAGGCCATCGGCGGCCACGCGGAAGATGCCGGTGCCGCCCATGCCGTCCAGCGGCTTCAGGATGATGTCGCCCTGCTCCTTGTGGAAGGCGCGGATCGCCGCCTCGCTGCGCGTGACCAGGGTGGGCGCGCTGAACTGCGGGAACTCCAGGAGCGACAGCTTTTCCGGATGGTCGCGCAGCGCGGCCGGCCGGTTGAACACCTTGGCGCCTTCGCGCTCGGCCTGCTGCAGCAGGTGGGTGGCGTAGAAATACTCGCTGTCGAAGGGCGGGTCCTTGCGCATCAGCACGGCGCCCATGTCGGCGAGGGCCAGCTCGGCTTCGGCCACCACGGTGAACCAGTCAATGGCATCGCCGGTGAGCGTGATCGCCCTCGCACTGCGAGCCACGACGCGGCCGCCTGAATGCCACACCAGGTCGGCCGGATGGCAGGCCCACAGCTCATGGCCGCGGCTTGCGGCCTCGCGCATCATCGCGAAGGTGGTGTCCTTGTAGGTCTTGAACGACTCCAGCGGGTCGGCGACGAAGAGCAGTTTCATGGTGAGGGGAACTTCTTTGATGGTTCAAACGCGTCGGCGGAAGTGTTGCACCAACAGAGAAACCGTGCCGGCCACCACGCCCCAGAAGGCCGAGCCTACGCCGGCCAGGCTGACGCCCGACAGCGTGACCAGAAAGGTCAGGATGGCGGCGTCGCGGTGGCGCTCATCCTGTAGTGCCTGCGAAAGCCCGCCCGCGATGGTGCCGAGCAAGGCCAGGCCGGCCACGGCCGCCACCAGCTCCTTGGGGAAGGCCGCCAGCAGTCCCACTACCGCACCACCGGCCAGGCCCAGCAGGATGTAGAACACGCCGGCCGCGGCCGAGGCCCAGTAGCGGCGGGCCGGATCCTCATGCGCCTCGCGGCCCATGCAGATGGCCGCGGTGATCGCCGCCAGATTGAGGGCGAATGCGCCGAAGGGCGCGAGCACCAGGGTGGCAAGACCTGTCACCGTGAGCGTGGGCGAGACCGGCGTCTGGTAGCCCGAGGCGCGCTGGGCCGCCACACCGGGCAGGTTCTGCGAGGCCATGGTGACCAGGAACAGCGGCAGGCCCACGCCGACCAGGGCAGCGGTCGAGAACACCGGCGCGGTCCAGACCGGCCGGGCCCAGGCCCAGTCCACCAGCTCCAGATGCAACCGCCCCTGCACGCCCGCCACCGCGATGCCGACCAGCAGCACGACAACCACCGCATAGCGTGGCCACCAGCGCCGGCCCAGCAGGTAGGCCAGGGCCATCAGCAGCACCAGCAGCGGCGCTGTGCGCACGCTGCCCACGGCATCGAGACCGAAGCGGGCCAGCACCCCGGCCAGCAGGGCCGAGGCCACGGCCAGCGGGATTCGGTCCATCAGCTTCTCGAACCAGCCGGTGAGGCCGCTGACGAGGATCAGCGCGCCGCAGAGCAGGAAGGCGCCGGTGGCCTCGGCCAGCGTGAGGCCGGAACTGGCGGCGATCAGGGCCGCGCCGGGCGTGGACCAGGCCACCTTGATAGGCAGCCGGGTCCAGAGTGACAGCGAAAGGCTGGTCAGCCCCATGCCCAGGCCCAGGGCCCAGATCCAGGAGGCGCTCTGTTGCGCATCGGCACCCAGGGCCTGGGCGGCCTGGAATACGATGGCCACCGAACTGGTGAAGCCGACCAGCACGGCGACGAAGCCGGCCACGACGGCGCTGAGCGAGAGCTGCTGCAGGCGGTTGGATTCCATGGGCGGAGCATAGCGAGCCAAGCATGTGCAGATTCCTGGCCTACGTGGGCGATGCGATCTTTCTGGACGAGCTGGTCTGCGTGCCGCCGCATTCGCTGGTGCGCCAGTCGCTGCGCGCCGAGGAGGCCAAGGTGGTCACCAACGGCGACGGCTTCGGCATAGGCTGGTACGGCGAGCGCGAAAGCCCCGGCGTCTACCGCGAGGTGATGCCGGCCTGGTCGGACGAGAACCTGCTGGCCCTGTGCGCCAATGTGCGCTCCCACTTGTTCTTCGCCCATGTGCGGGCCGCCACCGGCACCGGCATAGCGAGGCAGAACTGCCATCCGTTCCGCCATGGCCCCTGGCTATTCATGCACAACGGCCAGATCGGCGGCTACGGCCAGCTGCGCCGCGCGATGGAGGCACGGCTGCCCGACCATCTCTATGCCGAGCGCCGCGGCGCTACCGACAGCGAGCTGCTGTTCCTGCTGATCCTGGCCCGCATCGAGATGGGCGAGAGCGTGCCGGACGCGGTGGGCCAGGTGCTCAACGAGACCCTGGCCATGATGCATGTGCTGCACATCACCGCCCCCCTGCGCTTTGCAGCGGCGCTGGCCGATGGCAGGCAGGTCCATGCCTTCCGCTTCTCGAGCGACAAGCGCGCGCCCACGCTCTACCTGCACCACCACCAGAGCCGCGGCATCCTCGTGGCCTCTGAGCCGCTGGTGGACGATCACGAGGGCTGGGAGCTGATACCGCAGGGCACGGTGGTGCGCTTCGATGCCCAGGGGCATCACAGCCAGGCGCTGGCCTGAGGCCGGCGCTCAGATCTCGACCTTGGAGCCCAGCTCGACGATGCGGTTGGTCGGCAGGTGCAGGAAGTCGGCCGCGGCGGCGGCGTTGCGGTGCATGCTGGCGAACAGCTTCTCGCGCCAGAGGGCCATGCCCGAGCCTATGGTCGGAATCACGATGTCGCGCGACAGGAAATAGCTGGTCTCCATCTCGTCCAGGTGCACGCCATGCTGCTCCAGCAGCTTGAGCGCGTAGGGCACGTCGGGTTCGTTCTTGAAGCCGAAATGCAGGCTGACCTGCCAGCAGTCGTTGCCCAGGGCCTCCATCTGCACCCGCTTGTCGAAGCCTATCCAGGGCACCTCGTGGTGCTTGACCGTGACGAACAGGTTCTGCTCGTGCAGCACCTTGTTGTGCTTGAGGTTATGCAGCAGCGCATTGGGCGTGATGCCCGGCTCGGACGACAGGAACACGGCCGTGCCCGGCACCCGCACCGGCGGGCTCATGAACACCGCCTCCAGGAAGCCGGGCAGCTCGATGGCGTCGTGCAGCAGCTTGTCGCTGAGCAGGCGGCGGCCCTGCTTCCAGGTCAGCATCAGCGTGAACATCCAGATGCCGATGAGCAGCGGGAACCAGCCGCCATGCGTGACCTTGAGCAGGTTGGACGCGAGGAAGGTGATGTCGATGATGAAGAACAGGCCGGTGGCCAGCAGGCACAGGGCCAGCGGGTATTTCCAGCCGAAACGGATCACGTAGAAGGTCATCACCGTCGTGATCGTCATGTCGATGGTGACCGCCACGCCGTAGGCGCCGGCCAGCTTGCTGGACGAGCCGAAGAAGACCACGGCCAGCACCACGAAGGCGAACAGGCCCCAGTTGATGAAGGGCACGTAGATCTGGCCGGTGTCGCGCACCGAGGTGTGCAGGATGCGCATGCGAGGCAGGATGCCCAGCTGGATCGCCTGCTTGGTGACCGAGAAGGCGGCCGTGATCAGCGCCTGCGAGGCCACGATGGCGGCCAGCGTGGCCAGGCCGAACAGTGGCAGCTCGGCCCAGGACGGCGCGATCAGGAAGAAG
Proteins encoded in this region:
- a CDS encoding pitrilysin family protein; its protein translation is MRARNSLARLSLALSLAGLCSLAAAHSLKPQRAVEGITEYRLANGLQVLLAPDDSKPTTTVNVTYRVGSKHENYGETGMAHLLEHLIFKGSPKYPAPWDEFSKRGLMANGSTWFDRTNYFAAFAANEANLKWYLEWQADAMVHSHIAKRHLDTEMTVVRNEMEMGENDPGNATTQRALAAMFQWHNYGKDTIGARADVENVDISRLQAFYRQYYQPDNATLIVSGKFDANKVLDWVEQSFAKLPKPKRQLKPTYTNDPVQDGENQVTVRRTGGTAQSLAAYHIPAGPHPDYAAIELLNLVLAQTPGGRLHKRLVEEKKLAASVGHFGLALAEPGFTSVSAELAPQASHEEMNKELLAVAESFASQPLSAEELQRARTKWLNDWERRFTSPESVGITLSEYIAQGDWRLFFLLRDRIKAIKLEEVQRVATEYLQRSNRTLAQYIPTDKPLRAPAPSFVQLDKELAGFKPQAAAQAVAAFEASPANIDKQTQLSQLTNGMKLALLAKPSRGEAVRGQLQLRFGTAESLQGQQAAAEQLAAMLSMGTERLNRQQLRDALDAAKVELNVSAQRANQLVLSWATKREHASEALRLIAEMLRQPRFEAAALEELRAQGLTAIQSQRDEPQALASVVAQAALNKHPRGHVFYARNFAEQEQDLKALKLDDLRQFHARFYGADAGQLSLVGDFDAAALKAEAEKLFGSWRATTRFARTGDKASDQPGRVQQVVTPDKQNAMLFGILPMPIDDDHPDRAALQLANHLLGGSMSSRLWMRIREKEGLSYGVGSGVSLRPRDPDSAWFLYAIFAPQNRAKVETALREEVARALAEGFTAQEVADGRQALVNESRMMLAQDPALADLLSRNLYLDRRMDRQQQLIDAIGKLTPDAVNAALRRHFKLDGFQLVFAGDFK
- a CDS encoding potassium transporter Kup, translated to MSSSSTATRSPAALAALTLAALGVVYGDIGTSPLYALKEVFHGGHVPLNPQNILGVLSLLFWTMTIVVSIKYVLLILRADNNGEGGLIAMLALATMAVKDKPQLRRGLMMVGLFGTAIFFGDAVITPAMTVLGAVEGIDVYAPQYHDAIVPITLIVLAGLFSVQRFGTGGVGKAFGPVMLVWFSCLTLLGLPQIAENPKVLAAVNPMYALDFCLHYGWVAFVALGAVVLVVTGGEALYADLGHFGKKPIRIAWYGFVMPALVINYFGQGALLLERPEAIKNPFFLIAPSWAELPLFGLATLAAIVASQALITAAFSVTKQAIQLGILPRMRILHTSVRDTGQIYVPFINWGLFAFVVLAVVFFGSSSKLAGAYGVAVTIDMTITTVMTFYVIRFGWKYPLALCLLATGLFFIIDITFLASNLLKVTHGGWFPLLIGIWMFTLMLTWKQGRRLLSDKLLHDAIELPGFLEAVFMSPPVRVPGTAVFLSSEPGITPNALLHNLKHNKVLHEQNLFVTVKHHEVPWIGFDKRVQMEALGNDCWQVSLHFGFKNEPDVPYALKLLEQHGVHLDEMETSYFLSRDIVIPTIGSGMALWREKLFASMHRNAAAAADFLHLPTNRIVELGSKVEI
- the gshB gene encoding glutathione synthase, giving the protein MKLLFVADPLESFKTYKDTTFAMMREAASRGHELWACHPADLVWHSGGRVVARSARAITLTGDAIDWFTVVAEAELALADMGAVLMRKDPPFDSEYFYATHLLQQAEREGAKVFNRPAALRDHPEKLSLLEFPQFSAPTLVTRSEAAIRAFHKEQGDIILKPLDGMGGTGIFRVAADGLNLGAIIETLNKGGAETVMVQRYLPAIKDGDKRVLVIGGQVVPFCLARIPQGGEVRGNLAAGGKGVAQPISARDREIAEALGPILAARGLLLVGLDVIGDCLTEINVTSPTCFQEISQQTGFDVAKMFIDALEQALA
- a CDS encoding benzoate/H(+) symporter BenE family transporter, whose product is MESNRLQQLSLSAVVAGFVAVLVGFTSSVAIVFQAAQALGADAQQSASWIWALGLGMGLTSLSLSLWTRLPIKVAWSTPGAALIAASSGLTLAEATGAFLLCGALILVSGLTGWFEKLMDRIPLAVASALLAGVLARFGLDAVGSVRTAPLLVLLMALAYLLGRRWWPRYAVVVVLLVGIAVAGVQGRLHLELVDWAWARPVWTAPVFSTAALVGVGLPLFLVTMASQNLPGVAAQRASGYQTPVSPTLTVTGLATLVLAPFGAFALNLAAITAAICMGREAHEDPARRYWASAAAGVFYILLGLAGGAVVGLLAAFPKELVAAVAGLALLGTIAGGLSQALQDERHRDAAILTFLVTLSGVSLAGVGSAFWGVVAGTVSLLVQHFRRRV
- a CDS encoding class II glutamine amidotransferase translates to MCRFLAYVGDAIFLDELVCVPPHSLVRQSLRAEEAKVVTNGDGFGIGWYGERESPGVYREVMPAWSDENLLALCANVRSHLFFAHVRAATGTGIARQNCHPFRHGPWLFMHNGQIGGYGQLRRAMEARLPDHLYAERRGATDSELLFLLILARIEMGESVPDAVGQVLNETLAMMHVLHITAPLRFAAALADGRQVHAFRFSSDKRAPTLYLHHHQSRGILVASEPLVDDHEGWELIPQGTVVRFDAQGHHSQALA